CGTACATCGTGATTCCCGCCCTCACAAGGTCCATATTGGCCTCCGGAATCCGGATAATGCCCGCGCTGTTGGAACAGTGCCGGAGTGGAATGTGCAGCGCCAGCTCCCGCTCAATCCGCTCTGTAAAGGCGCCGAATATCCGGCATTGTCTCACCGCCTCACTCTGGTCGGCCCAGTCTGCCTTGGCAAAATGCGTGAAAATGCCTTCAATCCGGATACCTGGAAGTCCGCTGACCTCCCGCACAAAACGCAGGCCCTCATCGTCAGGCCGGATCCCAATCCTGGACATACCTGTGTCCACTTTGATATGCACAAGCGCTTCCCTGCCTGTGGAAACGGCTTCCTCTGACAGTCGTACCGCCGCGTCCATTCGAAATAATGCAGTGCGGATCTCCTGTCTGATCAGCTCCCCATAACAGTACGGAAATGTATATCCCAAAACCAAAATCGGCTTTTTCACACCGCTTTTCCTCAGAATCTGCGCCTCCTCAAAGGTGGCTGTGGCAAACCCGAACAGATACGGAAGCGGTTCCAGTTCCCGTGCAATGGGAACGCTGCCATGCCCGTATCCATCCGCCTTGATCACCGCAATCATCCTTGTCTGCAGTGCAATATTCGCTTTCATACGGTCCATATTGCACCGTATGGCATCCAGATCCACCTCTGCATACACTCTCTCGTAACTCCTGAGCCGCTCTTCGATGTTCATCTGACATTTCCTCCCTTTGTAAATACCCGGGGAAGCTCCCGTAACAAATCCCCCGCCATCATGCAATAGGCCGACTGTCTCGCAGCCGCGCCATCTCCGGCAAGGCCATGCACATAGACCGCCATACACGCAGCATCCATACCGCGCATTCCCTGTGCGACCAGACCCGCCAACAGGCCTGCCAGCACATCACCGCTGCCGCCGGTCGCCATACCGTCATTTCCCGATGTATTGATATAAAGTTCTCCTGTTGGGCCTCCAACGACAGTTCTCGCATCTTTACCGACTACGACCAGCTGATGCGCTGCCGCATATTCCCTTACCGTAGAGAGCATCTCTTCCTTACAACATTTTATGCTTTTTTTCGTCAGCCGTGAAAGTTCTCCCATATGCGGCGTCAGCCAGACTTCTCTGCCCGGTTCTGCCGCCCTGTCTATCCAATTGTCATGTTCCGAGAGAATATTCAGCCCGTCCGCATCCACGATCAGAGGCAGACGGCAGTGCTTCCATACATATTCCATGAGACGGCAGGCCTGCATATCGGTGCCAAGGCCCGGTCCGATCACGACACAATCCGCCCAGGAAAGAGCAGATTCCAGTGCCTCCTGCGGAAATGTTACCCCATACGTGTCAATAAGCGCTTCCGGCACAGCCGAGAGCAGCAGCTCCCGGTTCTCCTTTGCCGTAATCACACGCACAAGCCCGGCGCCGGCGCGGTAAGCGCCGAGAGCGGCAAACTGACAGGCGCCGTACATACCGGCGCTTCCCGCAATGACAAGTACTTTGCCAAAACTTCCTTTATTTCCGTCTTTCCGTCTCACAGGAAGTCTGCGCAGATCGGACGGCTCATATGCATACGCCTCCGGTGCCTCCAGCCCTTCCCTGCGGGAAATACCAATCTTTTTACAAAGCACCGTTCCCGCATATTCCGCACCCGGATAAAGAAACAGCCCCAGCTTCCGATAGCCATAGGTTACCGTCAGATCCGCGCGGACGGCCATCCCCATGACTTTGCCGGTATCCGCATGAATGCCGGAAGGAATATCGGCTGAGACCACATAGGCTCCTGTCTTATTAATAAACGCAATGGCTTCCTGGAAGCGACCGGTCACTTCCCGCGATAACCCGATCCCAAACAGTGCGTCGATGACAATCTCATAGCTCCCTGTTGCGGCTCTCGCATCTTCCCTCTGCTCCTCCTGTCCGGTCAGTCCGTTCCCGATCGTGACACCAAGGCGTTCCAGAATGGAAATCTGCACCTTTGTCTCCCGGCTGCACTTCTCCCTGTCTCCGATCAGCACATAAGAGACCGGATAGCCGTATTCCTGCAGGATACGTCCGGCCGCAAAACCATCTCCGCCGTTATTGCCACAGCCTGCCACAACGAGCACCTGTCTTTTGCCTGCCCCTGTCCGCTCTGATCTGGCGGGAAACCGTTTTCTGATCTCTTCCGCGGTCGCTGCCGCCGCCCGCTCCATCAGCACCATCGCAGGAATCCCTATCGCATGGATCGTATCCGCATCATATTGTTTCATCTGTGCCGCAGTTACCAGTTCGTACATATCTTCCTCATTTCCCTGTTGAAAAAAGAGCCCGCCCGCGGACTCTTTTATAGTTCAATTCGAATATCAGAAACCTTATTTTCTACCTTTTTTCTTATCTTTATCCGCCTTTTCCGCTCTCGCATTGTACTCTTTGTCAAAAATCTCAATGATTTCCGCTCCGAAAATATCGTGCATATAAGAATACAGATACTGATTCACCTGTTCGGCCTCCTGCTTTCTGATAATCTTCTTTTTCAGCTCAACTCTCGTCTTATCAATCCAGCTGCCGATCTCATTGAGTTCTTCGGTATTCTTCCGCAGTTTTTGATAACACAGCTCCATTGTGGCGATCGTCAGTTTTTTATTGATCTCCTCGATCCGGTCCGGCAGCGTCTGGCTCTCCTCACGATAAGACTTCAGCTTCGCGTTGCATTCTTCGATCAGCCGCCTGTCCTCTCCCATCTTAAACTCCGTATCCGGCAGCGTATCCAGTGTATCCATAGATTCCACAATATCATTCATGAGCTTTTTTTTGATCAGATGAATATCATTCATCTCGCTGTTGACTTTCCCCTGACGCTTCAACAGCTCGTTCAACTGTCTCGTCAGAGACTCAATCTCCGGCGTACTGCCTGTCTGACTGAACAATTTATACCACTTATTGTCCAATATCAGAACCGGCACCTTTCTGTCGCCCAGAATGTCCCTGACTTTTTCTCCATTCCCGTTTTTCTTCCGCCGTCCCAGCATACCCCTCTACCCTTTTTGGTCCTCATAACAACTGATCATATATGACAACTTCATCAGACTGTCCGACAGATGTACGTTTTCTACCTGTACGCCTTCCGGCACCCGCAGATCTACATGGGCAAAATTCCAGATCCCCCTGATCCCATAACCAATCAGCCGGTCCGCCACCTCAATGGCACTGTCCTTGGAAATCGTCAGCACGGCAATATCAATCTCATTTTCGCGGATCCGCTTCTCCACCATCTCCATCGGTTCCACAACAAGATCTCTGACTTTCCTGCCGAACAATTCCGGATTGATGTCGAAGATCCCCTGTATAATAAAACCGCGCTTTTCAAACCCCATATAATTGGCAAGTGCCTGACCAAGATTGCCCGCCCCGATGATGATCAGATGGTGCTGCTTGTCAATCCCCAGAATCCTGCCAATCTCCTCGTATAAATGCTCTACATTATATCCATAGCCCTGCTGTCCGAAACCGCCAAAATTATTAAAATCCTGTCTGATCTGAGAAGCCGTCACCTGCATCCGTCTGCTTAAATCCTGGGAAGAGATACGCTCCACCCCTTCATCTTTAAGCTCTCTTAAATAACGGAAATACCTCGGCAGCCTTCCGATGACCGCCTGTGAAATTTCTCTTTCTTCCATTCTGCATGCCCTCAATCGCCGTATCGCACCTATTATTTTTAT
The sequence above is a segment of the Lachnospiraceae bacterium JLR.KK008 genome. Coding sequences within it:
- a CDS encoding NAD(P)H-hydrate dehydratase — its product is MYELVTAAQMKQYDADTIHAIGIPAMVLMERAAAATAEEIRKRFPARSERTGAGKRQVLVVAGCGNNGGDGFAAGRILQEYGYPVSYVLIGDREKCSRETKVQISILERLGVTIGNGLTGQEEQREDARAATGSYEIVIDALFGIGLSREVTGRFQEAIAFINKTGAYVVSADIPSGIHADTGKVMGMAVRADLTVTYGYRKLGLFLYPGAEYAGTVLCKKIGISRREGLEAPEAYAYEPSDLRRLPVRRKDGNKGSFGKVLVIAGSAGMYGACQFAALGAYRAGAGLVRVITAKENRELLLSAVPEALIDTYGVTFPQEALESALSWADCVVIGPGLGTDMQACRLMEYVWKHCRLPLIVDADGLNILSEHDNWIDRAAEPGREVWLTPHMGELSRLTKKSIKCCKEEMLSTVREYAAAHQLVVVGKDARTVVGGPTGELYINTSGNDGMATGGSGDVLAGLLAGLVAQGMRGMDAACMAVYVHGLAGDGAAARQSAYCMMAGDLLRELPRVFTKGGNVR
- the alr gene encoding alanine racemase; protein product: MNIEERLRSYERVYAEVDLDAIRCNMDRMKANIALQTRMIAVIKADGYGHGSVPIARELEPLPYLFGFATATFEEAQILRKSGVKKPILVLGYTFPYCYGELIRQEIRTALFRMDAAVRLSEEAVSTGREALVHIKVDTGMSRIGIRPDDEGLRFVREVSGLPGIRIEGIFTHFAKADWADQSEAVRQCRIFGAFTERIERELALHIPLRHCSNSAGIIRIPEANMDLVRAGITMYGLWPSEEVERDIVSLTPALSLKSHIVYVKDMEEGMEISYGGTFRAGKGMKIATIPVGYADGYPRSLSNKGCVLIRGQRARIAGRVCMDQMMVDVTEIPQAKEGDVVTLLGTDGGETISAEELGDLSGRFNYELVCDISKRVPRVYRKGPLITAVKDYYDDFEYLPEKRQ
- a CDS encoding redox-sensing transcriptional repressor Rex, whose amino-acid sequence is MEEREISQAVIGRLPRYFRYLRELKDEGVERISSQDLSRRMQVTASQIRQDFNNFGGFGQQGYGYNVEHLYEEIGRILGIDKQHHLIIIGAGNLGQALANYMGFEKRGFIIQGIFDINPELFGRKVRDLVVEPMEMVEKRIRENEIDIAVLTISKDSAIEVADRLIGYGIRGIWNFAHVDLRVPEGVQVENVHLSDSLMKLSYMISCYEDQKG